The Nocardioides salarius genome includes a region encoding these proteins:
- the pheT gene encoding phenylalanine--tRNA ligase subunit beta produces MKAPVSWIREHVDLPAEVGTEELTDRLTMLGLKLEAIERPGEEITGPLVVGRVLTMEPEPQKNGKTINWCTVDVADANGTGEPQGIVCGAHNFAPGDLVVTVLPGGVLPGGFAISARKTYGHVSAGMICSAAELGLGTDHDGIIVLPPGAGEPGQDVRPLLGFDEEIIEFEINPDRAYALSLRGIAREAALGFDAPFRDPVERDLPPADDAGHPVEVDDPEGCPVFVARTVSGFDPAAETPAFIADRLRMAGMRPISLAVDVTNYVMLETGRPIHGYDRDKVQGTVRVRRARDGERLTTLDGSNRELHPEDLVVTDDSGVIGLGGVMGGEATEISATTTRVLVEAAHWEPVAMFRTGKRHKISSEAGKRNERGADPTTCEPAADRVVELLTTYGGATAEPGVTVVGAPQPRDAVRLDAGLACRVSGMPIDDETAVAHLRAVGCDVVVEGEHLQVTPPPWRPDLTDPQDFSEEVVRVVGYDKVPSVLPTPPSGRGLTREQRLRRRVGRTMAGQGFVEVLTFPFIGTGDLDLLGLTPDDDRRSLLRLSNPLSAEAPYMTSTLLPGLLRAAERNVGHGTTSFAVFESAPVTAPRGSGPAPILPVDRRPTDAELEELEKALPAQPVHLGLVAVGEADASGWWGTGRHVDWSDAVEAVRGVSDALGLELQTRAAALAPWHPGRCAELLVEGVVVGHAGELHPRVCTAFGLPPRSVAAEVDLDLLLERAVDLRPAPVFSTYPVAKEDVALVVDADVPAASVEAALREGAGELLESVRLFDVYTGDQVGEGRKSLAFALRLRAHDRTLVEGEAATARDAAVALAAERTGATQR; encoded by the coding sequence ATGAAGGCACCCGTCTCCTGGATCCGTGAGCACGTCGACCTGCCCGCCGAGGTGGGCACCGAGGAACTCACCGACCGACTGACCATGCTCGGGCTCAAGCTCGAAGCGATCGAGCGCCCCGGTGAGGAGATCACCGGCCCCCTGGTGGTGGGCCGCGTGCTCACCATGGAGCCCGAGCCGCAGAAGAACGGCAAGACCATCAACTGGTGCACCGTCGACGTCGCCGACGCCAACGGCACCGGCGAGCCGCAGGGCATCGTGTGCGGAGCCCACAACTTCGCCCCCGGCGACCTCGTCGTGACGGTCCTGCCCGGCGGCGTGCTGCCCGGCGGGTTCGCGATCAGCGCCCGCAAGACCTACGGCCACGTCTCGGCCGGGATGATCTGCTCGGCGGCCGAGCTCGGCCTGGGCACCGATCACGACGGCATCATCGTGCTGCCGCCCGGTGCCGGTGAGCCCGGCCAGGACGTGCGTCCGCTGCTCGGCTTCGACGAGGAGATCATCGAGTTCGAGATCAACCCCGACCGGGCCTACGCCCTGTCGCTGCGCGGCATCGCCCGCGAGGCCGCGCTGGGCTTCGACGCCCCGTTCCGCGACCCCGTCGAGCGCGACCTGCCCCCGGCCGACGACGCGGGCCACCCCGTCGAGGTCGACGACCCCGAGGGCTGCCCGGTCTTCGTGGCCCGCACCGTCAGCGGCTTCGACCCCGCCGCCGAGACCCCGGCCTTCATCGCCGACCGGCTGCGGATGGCCGGCATGCGCCCGATCTCGCTGGCCGTCGACGTCACCAACTACGTGATGCTCGAGACCGGCCGGCCGATCCACGGCTACGACCGTGACAAGGTGCAGGGCACCGTGCGCGTGCGCCGGGCCCGCGACGGCGAGCGGCTGACCACCCTCGACGGCAGCAACCGCGAGCTGCACCCCGAGGACCTCGTCGTCACCGACGACTCCGGCGTGATCGGCCTCGGCGGCGTCATGGGCGGCGAGGCCACGGAGATCTCCGCGACCACCACCCGGGTCCTCGTCGAGGCCGCCCACTGGGAGCCGGTCGCGATGTTCCGCACCGGCAAGCGCCACAAGATCTCCTCCGAGGCCGGCAAGCGCAACGAGCGCGGCGCCGACCCGACCACCTGCGAGCCGGCGGCCGACCGCGTGGTCGAGCTGCTGACGACGTACGGCGGCGCCACGGCGGAGCCCGGCGTCACCGTCGTCGGTGCGCCCCAGCCGCGCGACGCCGTGCGCCTCGACGCGGGCCTGGCCTGCCGGGTCAGCGGCATGCCGATCGACGACGAGACCGCGGTCGCGCACCTGCGCGCCGTGGGCTGCGACGTGGTCGTCGAGGGGGAGCACCTCCAGGTCACCCCGCCGCCGTGGCGCCCTGACCTCACCGACCCCCAGGACTTCTCCGAGGAGGTCGTGCGGGTCGTCGGCTACGACAAGGTCCCCTCCGTGCTGCCGACCCCGCCGTCGGGCCGCGGCCTGACCCGCGAGCAGCGCCTGCGCCGCCGCGTCGGGCGCACGATGGCCGGCCAGGGCTTCGTCGAGGTGCTGACCTTCCCATTCATCGGCACCGGCGACCTCGACCTGCTGGGCCTGACCCCCGACGACGACCGGCGCAGCCTGCTGCGGCTGAGCAACCCGCTCAGCGCCGAGGCGCCGTACATGACCAGCACCCTGCTGCCGGGGCTGCTGCGCGCCGCCGAGCGCAACGTCGGCCACGGCACCACGTCGTTCGCCGTCTTCGAGAGCGCGCCGGTCACCGCGCCGCGCGGCAGCGGCCCCGCGCCGATCCTGCCCGTCGACCGCCGGCCCACCGACGCCGAGCTCGAGGAGCTCGAGAAGGCGCTGCCGGCCCAGCCGGTGCACCTGGGCCTGGTGGCCGTCGGCGAGGCCGACGCCTCGGGCTGGTGGGGCACCGGTCGCCATGTCGACTGGTCCGACGCCGTCGAGGCCGTCCGTGGCGTGAGCGACGCGCTGGGCCTGGAGCTGCAGACCCGGGCCGCGGCCCTGGCCCCCTGGCACCCCGGTCGCTGCGCCGAGCTGCTGGTCGAGGGTGTCGTCGTCGGCCACGCCGGCGAGCTGCACCCGCGGGTCTGCACCGCCTTCGGCCTGCCGCCCCGCTCGGTCGCCGCCGAGGTCGACCTCGACCTGCTGCTCGAGCGTGCCGTCGACCTGCGCCCCGCCCCGGTCTTCTCGACCTACCCGGTGGCCAAGGAGGACGTCGCCCTCGTCGTCGACGCCGACGTGCCGGCCGCGTCGGTCGAGGCGGCGCTGCGCGAGGGCGCGGGTGAGCTGCTCGAGTCGGTGCGCCTCTTCGACGTCTACACCGGTGACCAGGTGGGGGAGGGGCGCAAGTCCCTGGCCTTCGCGCTGCGCCTGCGCGCCCACGACCGCACCCTGGTCGAGGGCGAGGCGGCCACCGCCCGCGACGCCGCCGTGGCCCTCGCCGCCGAGCGCACCGGAGCCACCCAGCGCTGA
- the pheS gene encoding phenylalanine--tRNA ligase subunit alpha: MSGPNNDYDPVEVTPLQAAEVEAARDAAIAAIEQAGDLEALKQARLEHAGDRSPLALANREIGALPPQARKDAGQRIGQARGAVNKALAARQVVLEAEHEERMLVEETVDVTLPTDRRRAGGRHPVTLQSELVADLFVAMGWEVAEGPVVEAEWLNFDALNLGPDHPARTMQDTFWTEPADHHVVLRTQTSPVQARTMLTRTPPIYVVCPGRVFRTDEYDATHSPMFHQVEGLVVDEGITMAHLKGTLDHFAGQLFGDGIDTRFRPSYFPFTEPSAEVDVRCFVCRGVDAESCRTCRGEGWIEWGGCGVVNPRVLTACGVDPEVYSGFAFGMGIDRSFMFRHGLEDLRPLFEGDVRFSAAFGTEI; encoded by the coding sequence ATGTCGGGCCCGAACAACGATTACGACCCCGTCGAGGTCACCCCGCTCCAGGCGGCGGAGGTCGAGGCGGCACGTGACGCCGCGATCGCCGCGATCGAGCAGGCGGGCGACCTCGAGGCGCTCAAGCAGGCGCGCCTCGAGCACGCGGGCGACCGCTCGCCGCTGGCGCTGGCCAACCGCGAGATCGGGGCCCTGCCCCCGCAGGCGCGCAAGGACGCCGGTCAGCGCATCGGCCAGGCGCGCGGCGCGGTCAACAAGGCTCTCGCAGCCCGCCAGGTGGTGCTCGAGGCCGAGCACGAGGAGCGGATGCTGGTCGAGGAGACCGTCGACGTCACCCTGCCCACCGACCGGCGCCGCGCCGGCGGCCGGCACCCGGTGACGCTGCAGTCCGAGCTGGTCGCCGACCTGTTCGTGGCGATGGGCTGGGAGGTCGCCGAGGGCCCGGTCGTCGAGGCCGAGTGGCTCAACTTCGACGCGCTCAACCTGGGCCCCGACCATCCCGCGCGCACCATGCAGGACACGTTCTGGACCGAGCCGGCCGACCACCACGTCGTGCTGCGCACCCAGACCTCGCCGGTGCAGGCGCGCACCATGCTGACCCGCACGCCCCCGATCTACGTCGTGTGCCCGGGCCGGGTCTTCCGCACCGACGAGTACGACGCCACGCACAGCCCGATGTTCCACCAGGTCGAGGGCCTCGTGGTCGACGAGGGCATCACCATGGCCCACCTCAAGGGCACCCTCGACCACTTCGCAGGCCAGCTCTTCGGCGACGGCATCGACACCCGCTTCCGCCCGTCGTACTTCCCCTTCACCGAGCCGTCGGCCGAGGTCGACGTGCGCTGCTTCGTGTGCCGCGGCGTCGATGCGGAGTCCTGCCGCACCTGCCGCGGTGAGGGCTGGATCGAGTGGGGTGGCTGCGGCGTGGTGAACCCGCGCGTGCTGACCGCCTGCGGCGTCGACCCCGAGGTCTACAGCGGCTTCGCGTTCGGCATGGGCATCGACCGCTCGTTCATGTTCCGCCACGGCCTGGAGGACCTGCGACCGCTCTTCGAGGGCGACGTCCGCTTCAGTGCCGCGTTCGGAACCGAGATCTGA
- a CDS encoding sensor histidine kinase — MPPVDSPPPSDEARALLDDLPDGVVLAGADGRVRHVSAPAARMLGVEADAARGRPLPEVLRLQDREGESWCACNTPFEGLATRTAVPEQPWLLPDGSEVLVAARIHRTSLRDPVDRVAVTLRSGRGRARLDRERSDLVATVAHELRSPLTGVKGFVQALLNRWDKLNDEQKKLMLTTVSSDSDRLSRLIAELLDVARIDTGRLQLHRRPTDVGVVAGRAVASVQAATSRPVLLEDPGDLPDVLADPDKLAQVVTNLVENAVRHGDGTVRVRLEALAAGAPGSAEAGGAVRLCVDDEGEGIPEELRRRVFTKFWKSGARGGSGLGMYIVGGLTRAHGGSVTITDAPGGGARVQVTWPVGPEA; from the coding sequence ATGCCGCCGGTCGACTCGCCCCCGCCCTCCGACGAGGCGCGGGCGCTGCTGGACGACCTGCCCGACGGTGTGGTCCTGGCCGGCGCCGACGGGCGCGTGAGGCACGTCTCCGCCCCGGCGGCCCGGATGCTCGGCGTCGAGGCCGACGCGGCCCGGGGCCGGCCGCTGCCCGAGGTGCTGCGCCTGCAGGACCGCGAGGGGGAGTCGTGGTGCGCCTGCAACACGCCCTTCGAGGGGCTGGCCACCCGCACCGCCGTGCCGGAGCAGCCGTGGCTGCTGCCCGACGGCAGCGAGGTGCTGGTGGCCGCGCGCATCCACCGCACGTCGCTGCGCGACCCGGTCGACCGGGTCGCGGTGACGCTGCGCTCGGGCCGGGGCCGGGCGCGCCTCGACCGGGAGCGCTCCGACCTCGTCGCCACCGTGGCCCACGAGCTGCGCTCGCCGCTGACCGGCGTCAAGGGCTTCGTGCAGGCCCTGCTGAACCGCTGGGACAAGCTCAACGACGAGCAGAAGAAGCTGATGCTCACCACGGTCAGCTCCGACTCCGACCGCCTGAGCCGGCTGATCGCCGAGCTGCTCGACGTGGCGCGCATCGACACCGGGCGGCTCCAGCTGCACCGCCGGCCCACCGACGTGGGCGTCGTCGCGGGGCGGGCGGTCGCCTCGGTGCAGGCGGCCACGTCGCGACCGGTGCTGCTCGAGGACCCGGGCGACCTCCCTGACGTGCTGGCCGACCCCGACAAGCTGGCCCAGGTGGTGACCAACCTCGTCGAGAACGCGGTGCGGCACGGCGACGGCACGGTGCGGGTGCGGCTCGAGGCGCTGGCCGCCGGGGCCCCGGGGTCCGCCGAGGCGGGAGGCGCGGTGCGGCTGTGCGTCGACGACGAGGGCGAGGGCATCCCCGAGGAGCTGCGCCGCCGCGTCTTCACCAAGTTCTGGAAGAGCGGGGCGCGTGGAGGCTCCGGCCTGGGCATGTACATCGTGGGCGGCCTGACCCGTGCCCACGGGGGCTCGGTCACCATCACCGACGCGCCCGGCGGGGGCGCGCGGGTGCAGGTGACGTGGCCGGTCGGTCCCGAGGCCTGA
- a CDS encoding TrmH family RNA methyltransferase — protein sequence MTSSWGPSGPSAPLVAGNTRVKDARRLSRRSVRSERRLFLADGPKAVEGALEVPGALVEVFATPAATERYAALADVAQESGVAWTLVDDRALASLSEAVSPAGLVGVCRFLDTDLESVLSTAPRLVAVCADVRDPGNAGTVLRCADAAGADAVVLAGSSVDAYNPKTVRASVGSLFHLPVVVAPDAAAAVRALQAAGLQVLAADGAGERDLYDSAPLAGPVAWLFGNEAWGLPAELADLADHRVSIPIHGRAESLNLSTAAALCLYETARTQRRT from the coding sequence CTGACTTCCTCCTGGGGCCCCTCGGGCCCCTCGGCTCCCCTCGTCGCGGGCAACACCCGCGTCAAGGACGCACGCAGGCTCAGCCGCCGCTCGGTCCGTTCCGAGCGGCGGCTGTTCCTCGCTGACGGCCCGAAGGCCGTCGAGGGCGCCCTCGAGGTGCCCGGCGCGCTGGTGGAGGTCTTCGCGACCCCCGCGGCCACCGAGCGGTACGCCGCCCTGGCCGACGTCGCGCAGGAGTCCGGCGTCGCCTGGACCCTCGTCGACGACCGCGCCCTGGCCTCGCTGAGCGAGGCCGTCAGCCCGGCCGGGCTGGTCGGGGTGTGCCGGTTCCTCGACACCGACCTCGAGTCCGTGCTGTCCACCGCTCCGCGCCTGGTCGCGGTCTGCGCCGACGTGCGCGACCCCGGCAACGCCGGCACGGTGCTGCGCTGCGCCGACGCCGCCGGCGCCGACGCCGTGGTGCTGGCCGGCAGCTCGGTCGACGCCTACAACCCCAAGACCGTGCGGGCCTCGGTGGGCTCGCTGTTCCACCTGCCGGTCGTGGTCGCCCCCGACGCCGCCGCCGCGGTGCGGGCGCTGCAGGCCGCGGGCCTGCAGGTGCTGGCCGCCGACGGTGCCGGCGAGCGCGACCTCTACGACTCCGCGCCCCTGGCCGGGCCGGTGGCCTGGCTCTTCGGCAACGAGGCCTGGGGCCTGCCCGCCGAGCTCGCCGACCTGGCCGACCACCGCGTCTCGATCCCGATCCACGGTCGCGCCGAGAGCCTCAACCTCTCGACCGCCGCGGCGCTGTGCCTCTACGAGACCGCCCGCACCCAGCGGCGTACCTGA
- the rplT gene encoding 50S ribosomal protein L20: MARVKRAVNAQKKRRTTLERASGYRGQRSRLYRKAKEQVTHSLVYNYNDRRKNKGNFRKLWIQRINAAARAQGMTYNRFIQGLNLAGVEVDRKILADLAVNDIAAFNVLVETAKNALPEDVNAPKAEASA; encoded by the coding sequence ATGGCACGCGTCAAGCGCGCAGTGAACGCCCAGAAGAAGCGTCGTACCACCCTCGAGCGCGCCAGCGGCTACCGCGGCCAGCGCTCGCGCCTGTACCGCAAGGCCAAGGAGCAGGTCACCCACTCCCTGGTCTACAACTACAACGACCGGCGCAAGAACAAGGGCAACTTCCGCAAGCTGTGGATCCAGCGGATCAACGCCGCGGCCCGTGCCCAGGGCATGACCTACAACCGCTTCATCCAGGGCCTGAACCTGGCTGGTGTCGAGGTCGACCGCAAGATCCTGGCCGACCTGGCCGTCAACGACATCGCGGCGTTCAACGTCCTGGTCGAGACCGCCAAGAACGCCCTGCCCGAGGACGTCAACGCCCCCAAGGCGGAGGCTTCGGCCTGA
- the rpmI gene encoding 50S ribosomal protein L35, with protein MPKNKSHSGAGKRFRVTGSGKILREKAGKRHNLEKKPSKVTRRMTGTVEVAKADTARAKKMLGI; from the coding sequence ATGCCCAAGAACAAGAGCCACTCCGGCGCCGGCAAGCGCTTCCGCGTGACCGGCTCCGGCAAGATCCTTCGCGAGAAGGCCGGCAAGCGCCACAACCTCGAGAAGAAGCCCTCGAAGGTCACGCGCCGCATGACCGGCACCGTCGAGGTGGCCAAGGCCGACACCGCGCGCGCCAAGAAGATGCTCGGCATCTGA
- the infC gene encoding translation initiation factor IF-3: MRGPPRTSPPGGHISTELRINDRIRVQEVRLVGPSGETVGIVPTADALRLAQEADLDLVEIAPMARPPVCKLMDYGKFKYENAQKAREARRNQTNVIIKEMKLRPKIDSHDYETKKGHVVRFLNAGDKVKITIMFRGREQHRPELGFRLLQKLAEDVTELGFVESSPKQDGRNMTMVLGPHKKKAEAKVEHKAAKEAKAAERAAEEAEERAERNAGRQAAPKKERGRSENLDPEIEA, translated from the coding sequence GTGCGAGGACCTCCGAGGACATCCCCACCAGGAGGACACATCAGCACCGAGCTCCGAATCAACGACCGGATCCGCGTCCAGGAGGTCCGGCTCGTTGGCCCCAGCGGCGAGACCGTCGGCATCGTTCCCACCGCCGACGCGCTGCGCCTTGCCCAGGAGGCTGACCTCGACCTCGTCGAGATCGCCCCGATGGCCCGCCCCCCGGTCTGCAAGCTCATGGACTACGGGAAGTTCAAGTACGAGAACGCCCAGAAGGCGCGCGAGGCACGGCGCAACCAGACGAACGTGATCATCAAGGAGATGAAGCTTCGTCCCAAGATCGACTCGCACGACTACGAGACCAAGAAGGGTCACGTGGTCCGGTTCCTCAACGCCGGCGACAAGGTCAAGATCACGATCATGTTCCGCGGCCGCGAGCAGCACCGCCCCGAGCTGGGCTTCCGGCTGCTGCAGAAGCTGGCCGAGGACGTCACCGAGCTCGGCTTCGTGGAGTCCTCGCCCAAGCAGGACGGGCGCAACATGACCATGGTCCTGGGCCCGCACAAGAAGAAGGCCGAGGCCAAGGTCGAGCACAAGGCGGCCAAGGAGGCCAAGGCCGCCGAGCGTGCCGCCGAGGAGGCCGAGGAGCGCGCCGAGCGCAACGCCGGTCGCCAGGCTGCTCCGAAGAAGGAGCGCGGTCGCTCCGAGAACCTCGATCCCGAGATCGAGGCCTGA
- a CDS encoding SseB family protein has translation MDDHDHDQTPDQTPDQAPHQRLLAGAGFPDDTGEAEPALVAALAAYDAAPRDPDTYLACLEVLRTARLLVPVVALLGEVEVDERGLAHDKSSDMAAVLLTGADGRTALLSFTGTAAMTAWDPQARPVPVTAPYAAQAAVQEGAAALLVDVAGPARLVVQGGDLEALGAGWQPVRLGAGIGWLRPGEA, from the coding sequence GTGGACGACCACGACCATGACCAGACCCCGGACCAGACCCCGGACCAGGCCCCGCACCAGCGCCTGCTGGCCGGCGCCGGCTTCCCCGACGACACCGGCGAGGCCGAGCCGGCCCTCGTGGCCGCGCTCGCGGCGTACGACGCGGCCCCGCGCGACCCCGACACCTACCTGGCCTGCCTCGAGGTGCTGCGCACCGCCCGGCTGCTGGTGCCGGTGGTGGCGCTGCTCGGCGAGGTCGAGGTCGACGAGCGCGGGCTGGCCCACGACAAGTCCAGCGACATGGCCGCGGTGCTGCTCACCGGCGCCGACGGGCGCACCGCCCTGCTCTCCTTCACCGGCACCGCCGCGATGACCGCCTGGGACCCGCAGGCGCGGCCCGTGCCGGTCACCGCGCCGTACGCCGCCCAGGCCGCGGTGCAGGAGGGTGCGGCGGCGCTGCTGGTCGACGTCGCCGGCCCCGCGCGGCTGGTGGTGCAGGGCGGCGACCTCGAGGCGCTGGGCGCCGGGTGGCAGCCGGTGCGGCTGGGCGCGGGCATCGGCTGGCTGCGACCCGGCGAGGCCTGA
- a CDS encoding cellulose synthase encodes MDEAAWTALAITLTVVGGLVTVWAWRRRGAVPAMRAAALTLLVPAAYLTGTLEMFTRIAGAVSDWALGLVLSPVVWIGAALAGTSVLLLVGAGLLDRRSGSRRVDGARREQLSSPAGEASPADRAGKGKPAIDDDLADIEALLRKRGIS; translated from the coding sequence ATGGACGAGGCAGCCTGGACAGCGCTCGCGATCACCTTGACCGTCGTGGGCGGTCTCGTCACGGTCTGGGCCTGGCGTCGCCGGGGTGCGGTGCCGGCCATGCGGGCCGCCGCGCTCACGCTGCTGGTGCCGGCGGCCTACCTGACCGGGACCCTCGAGATGTTCACCCGCATCGCCGGCGCGGTCTCCGACTGGGCGCTCGGGCTGGTGCTGAGCCCCGTGGTGTGGATCGGCGCGGCGCTGGCCGGCACCTCCGTGCTGCTGCTGGTCGGCGCCGGCCTGCTCGACCGGCGCTCCGGCTCGCGCCGGGTCGACGGCGCCCGGCGCGAGCAGCTGTCCTCCCCAGCCGGTGAGGCCTCGCCCGCCGACCGGGCGGGCAAGGGCAAGCCGGCGATCGACGACGACCTGGCCGACATCGAGGCACTGCTGCGCAAGCGCGGCATCTCCTGA
- a CDS encoding amino acid deaminase/aldolase, which produces MARGTGPGDPGSAAARSRLWARLDAAVRALEEPAPTPLLVVDLDAFDANAADLERRAGGTPLRLASKSVRVPALMSRALARDGFRGVLAYTLAEALWLEEHDVTDDLLVAYPTVDRAALAALVVSPRAAGRITLMVDDVAHLDVVDSVRSSRAVPVRVALDVDAGLQAGGRHVGPKRSPLRDAEAVAALAREVVARPGFTLVGAMTYEGQVAGVPDDVPSARARSLVVRRLKDASLAQLAERRRQVHTALLDLVGPEGLELWNAGGSGSVETSAADPVVTEVAAGSGLLVPTLFDHYRSFAPRPAAFFGVPVTRRPSADVATVHGGGLVASGAAGPDRLPTPWAPPGLRLTGLEGAGEVQSPLVGPSAGMLSIGDLVWFRHAKSGELFEHGRSVRLLTGERFEAEVETYRGLGLAF; this is translated from the coding sequence ATGGCCCGCGGCACCGGCCCGGGCGACCCGGGCAGCGCGGCGGCGCGCAGCCGGCTGTGGGCCCGCCTCGACGCGGCGGTGCGCGCCCTGGAGGAGCCGGCGCCGACCCCGCTGCTGGTCGTGGACCTCGACGCCTTCGACGCCAACGCCGCCGACCTCGAGCGCCGCGCGGGCGGCACGCCGCTGCGGCTGGCCTCGAAGTCGGTGCGGGTGCCGGCCCTGATGTCGCGCGCCCTGGCCCGTGACGGCTTCCGGGGCGTGCTCGCCTACACCCTGGCCGAGGCGCTGTGGCTCGAGGAGCACGACGTCACCGACGACCTGCTGGTCGCCTACCCCACGGTCGACCGGGCCGCGCTCGCCGCGCTCGTGGTCTCGCCGCGGGCCGCGGGCCGGATCACACTGATGGTCGACGACGTGGCCCACCTCGACGTCGTCGACTCGGTGCGCTCCTCGCGGGCGGTGCCGGTGCGGGTCGCGCTCGACGTCGACGCCGGGCTGCAGGCCGGCGGCCGGCACGTCGGCCCGAAGCGCTCGCCGCTGCGCGACGCCGAGGCCGTGGCCGCCCTGGCCCGCGAGGTCGTCGCCCGGCCCGGCTTCACGCTGGTCGGGGCGATGACCTACGAGGGCCAGGTGGCCGGGGTGCCCGACGACGTGCCGAGCGCCCGGGCCCGCTCGCTGGTGGTGCGCCGGCTCAAGGACGCCTCGCTCGCCCAGCTGGCCGAGCGGCGCCGACAGGTCCACACCGCGCTCCTCGACCTCGTCGGGCCCGAGGGGCTCGAGCTGTGGAACGCCGGCGGCTCCGGGTCGGTCGAGACCAGCGCCGCCGACCCCGTCGTCACCGAGGTGGCGGCCGGCTCCGGGCTGCTGGTCCCGACCCTGTTCGACCACTACCGCTCCTTCGCCCCGCGACCTGCCGCGTTCTTCGGGGTCCCGGTGACCCGGCGCCCCTCCGCCGACGTCGCGACCGTGCACGGCGGCGGGCTGGTGGCCTCGGGAGCGGCCGGCCCCGACCGGCTGCCGACCCCCTGGGCTCCCCCCGGCCTGCGCCTGACCGGTCTGGAGGGTGCCGGCGAGGTGCAGAGCCCGCTGGTGGGTCCCTCGGCGGGGATGCTCTCGATCGGCGACCTGGTGTGGTTCCGGCACGCGAAGTCCGGCGAGCTGTTCGAGCACGGCCGCAGCGTGCGGCTGCTGACCGGCGAGCGCTTCGAGGCGGAGGTGGAGACCTACCGTGGCCTCGGTCTCGCCTTCTGA
- a CDS encoding 4-amino-4-deoxy-L-arabinose transferase has product MARLVLDLATSRPPTLGGSGWLVCIDGPSGAGKSTLADAVERAASVRTRVVRLDDMYQGWDGLPHLPDQLEQLLSPLDRDAASSYTRYDWRAGAPGEDVTVTPVPLLVLEGVGAGTARISPLTTVLVWVDAPAELRRRRGVERDGDSFEPHWEAWAEAEAHHFERQGTRGRADVLVDGTGRVPPRTVVPGAASSDH; this is encoded by the coding sequence GTGGCACGCCTGGTCCTCGACCTGGCCACCAGCCGCCCGCCCACGCTGGGCGGCTCGGGCTGGCTGGTGTGCATCGACGGCCCCTCGGGCGCCGGCAAGTCCACCCTGGCCGACGCCGTCGAGCGGGCCGCGTCGGTGCGCACCCGCGTCGTGCGCCTCGACGACATGTACCAGGGCTGGGACGGCCTGCCGCACCTGCCCGACCAGCTCGAGCAGCTGCTGAGCCCCCTCGACCGCGACGCCGCCAGCAGCTACACCCGCTACGACTGGCGGGCCGGCGCTCCGGGCGAGGACGTGACCGTCACCCCGGTGCCGCTGCTGGTGCTCGAGGGCGTCGGCGCCGGCACGGCCCGCATCTCTCCCCTGACCACGGTGCTGGTCTGGGTCGACGCCCCCGCCGAGCTGCGCCGCCGGCGCGGGGTTGAGCGCGACGGCGACTCCTTCGAGCCGCACTGGGAGGCCTGGGCCGAGGCCGAGGCCCACCACTTCGAGCGCCAGGGCACCCGCGGCCGGGCCGACGTGCTGGTCGACGGCACCGGTCGCGTCCCGCCGCGCACGGTCGTGCCCGGCGCCGCCTCCTCGGACCACTAG
- a CDS encoding aldose 1-epimerase family protein, whose amino-acid sequence MLAPSGDQFEISGGGYRAVVTESGAALRELSYAGRPLVDGFGLEEHSWGGRGQLLAPWPNRLAEGRFSFGGHELVLPLTEPELRNASHGLVRWAAWTLEEHTAHSVSLTYRLMARPGWPWTLDLHVVHDLSADGLTVTVTATNMSPEEAPYAAGSHPYLCVGAGPVDQLELTLPAATALRTDELKRPVGSEQVEGGELDFRISRPLRSTVLDTAFTDLERDEWGRATTTLRDPRSGEGVSLWVDPAWTHLQVYTADDAGPSARRSLAVEPMTAPPDALRSGTDLVVLAPAGSPGDEHSGSWGVRAVD is encoded by the coding sequence ATGCTTGCACCCAGCGGAGACCAGTTCGAGATCTCCGGCGGCGGCTACCGCGCCGTGGTCACCGAGAGCGGCGCCGCGCTGCGCGAGCTGTCGTACGCCGGTCGGCCGCTGGTCGACGGGTTCGGCCTCGAGGAGCACTCCTGGGGCGGGCGCGGCCAGCTGCTGGCGCCCTGGCCCAACCGGCTCGCCGAGGGACGCTTCAGCTTCGGCGGCCACGAGCTGGTCCTGCCGCTGACCGAGCCCGAGCTGCGCAACGCCTCCCACGGGCTGGTGCGCTGGGCGGCGTGGACCCTGGAGGAGCACACCGCCCACTCGGTCTCGCTGACCTACCGCCTGATGGCCCGCCCGGGCTGGCCCTGGACCCTCGACCTGCACGTCGTGCACGACCTGTCCGCCGACGGCCTGACGGTGACCGTGACCGCGACCAACATGTCGCCCGAGGAGGCGCCGTACGCCGCCGGCTCGCACCCCTACCTGTGCGTCGGGGCGGGCCCGGTCGACCAGCTCGAGCTGACGCTGCCGGCCGCGACCGCGCTGCGCACCGACGAGCTCAAGCGCCCGGTCGGCTCCGAGCAGGTCGAGGGCGGCGAGCTCGACTTCCGGATCTCCCGGCCGCTGCGCTCGACCGTGCTCGACACCGCCTTCACCGACCTCGAGCGCGACGAGTGGGGCCGGGCCACCACCACCCTGCGCGACCCGCGCAGCGGTGAGGGCGTGAGCCTGTGGGTGGATCCGGCCTGGACCCACCTGCAGGTCTACACCGCCGACGACGCGGGCCCCAGCGCCCGCCGCTCGCTGGCGGTGGAGCCGATGACCGCGCCGCCCGACGCGCTGCGCTCGGGCACCGACCTGGTGGTCCTGGCACCGGCCGGCAGCCCCGGCGACGAGCACTCGGGCTCGTGGGGCGTCCGCGCCGTCGACTGA